GGCTCCCTCATCGTGCCCTGCGGCCTCATCGCCTGGAGCCTCTTCAACGACACCTACGCCTTCTCCGTCAACAAGAAGTCGGTGACGGTGAACAAGAAGGACATCGCCTGGGCCAGCGACAAGAACAGCAAGTTCGGCAGCAACGTCTTCCCCGTCAACTTCCAGAAGGGCGGCCTCATCGGCGGCGGCAACCTCAACGACAAGCTACCTGTCTGTCACTAATCAAGTGCAGATATAAGAGCTTCTGACGCGGCATGCATTCTGAACTTGGGCTGCATTCATTGAAATTTTGTAACAGCTGAGCGAGCAGGAGGACCTGATCGTGTGGATGCGGACGGCGGCGCTGCCGACGTTCCGGAAGCTGTACGGGCGGATCG
This is a stretch of genomic DNA from Triticum dicoccoides isolate Atlit2015 ecotype Zavitan unplaced genomic scaffold, WEW_v2.0 scaffold232123, whole genome shotgun sequence. It encodes these proteins:
- the LOC119345387 gene encoding ALA-interacting subunit 5-like translates to SLIVPCGLIAWSLFNDTYAFSVNKKSVTVNKKDIAWASDKNSKFGSNVFPVNFQKGGLIGGGNLNDKLPLSEQEDLIVWMRTAALPTFRKLYGRIEADIMASDEITVVIQNNYNTYSFGGTKAVVLSTASWIGGKNNFIGVAYVAIGGICLLLAMGFIVLYVVKPRALGDPAYLSWNKEAAEYSH